From Clostridia bacterium:
GGTCAAACGTATGACGTGGTGGTGGAGGAGATCGCGGCGGCGGGCACGCCCGCGCCGGCTGCGGCGGCGGCATCGCCGTCGGCGGCGTCCAGGGCGGCAGCGGTACCGGGACCCGCGCCCGCGACAAGCCCGGCGCCCGCACCGGCGC
This genomic window contains:
- a CDS encoding acetyl-CoA carboxylase biotin carboxyl carrier protein subunit (composes the biotin carboxyl carrier protein subunit of the acetyl-CoA carboxylase complex, the enzyme that catalyzes the carboxylation of acetyl-CoA to malonyl-CoA, which in turn controls the rate of fatty acid metabolism); its protein translation is MKRYRVTVDGQTYDVVVEEIAAAGTPAPAAAAASPSAASRAAAVPGPAPATSPAPAPA